The proteins below are encoded in one region of Anoplopoma fimbria isolate UVic2021 breed Golden Eagle Sablefish chromosome 19, Afim_UVic_2022, whole genome shotgun sequence:
- the pdhx gene encoding pyruvate dehydrogenase protein X component, mitochondrial — translation MAASLRLGRQGILFGFRLSSFERCSWTRHPWQENVRHFFRSPWILGVSPVKVQMPALSPTMEEGSIVKWLKKEGDAVAAGDVLCEIETDKAVVSLESNDDGIMAKILMEEGSRNVRLGTLIALMVEEGQDWKQVDIPPPDAAAPPASDAAAAPPAPPAATFQALSPKPAMSGPLRMSPAARNILDTHGVDPKLATPTGPRGLITKEDALNLLKTSPVPKATPAMAAPAAPSPVPTPAAPPPPPGSRPNIPPQSVPGKPGAPGTFTEIPASNIRRVIAQRLTQSKTTIPHAYASVDCDMAAVMLLRKDLAKEQIKVSVNDFIIKAAAVTLKEMPEVNVTWSGDEPRALDSVHISIAVATDKGLITPIIKDAADKGVQEISANVKALAQKARDGKLLPEEYQGGSFSISNLGMFGISGFSAVINPPQACILAIGTSRSELRLCEDNQTLRTQQLMTVTLSSDGRLVDDELASRFLDKFRGNLEKPQRMALA, via the exons ATGGCGGCCTCCTTGCGTCTGGGTCGTCAAGGGATTTTATTTGGCTTTAGATTATCTTCTTTTGAGAGATGTTCATGGACCAGGCATCCGTGGCAGGAGAACGTCAGGCACTTCTTCCGGTCACCGTGGATCCTCG GTGTCAGCCCAGTCAAAGTGCAAATGCCTGCACTCTCACCCACCATGGAGGAGGGAAGCATAGTTAAATGGCTGAAGAAGGAAg GCGATGCTGTGGCAGCCGGTGATGTCCTCTGTGAGATTGAGACCGACAAGGCTGTTGTTTCCTTGGAATCTAATGATGATGGTATCATGGCAAAGATATTG ATGGAGGAGGGAAGTCGCAATGTGCGCCTGGGCACTCTCATTGCCCTCATGGTGGAGGAAGGGCAGGACTGGAAGCAAGTTGATATCCCCCCTCCAGATGCTGCAGCTCCACCTGCTTCAGATGCAGCCGCTGCCCCTCCTGCCCCCCCTGCTGCTACTTTTCAAGCCCTTTCACCAAAACCAGCCATGTCAGGACC GTTACGTATGAGTCCAGCTGCAAGAAATATCCTGGACACCCATGGTGTAGACCCAAAATTGGCCACACCCACTGGACCAAGAGGACTTATCACCAAGGA aGATGCATTGAATCTCTTGAAGACATCTCCTGTCCCTAAAGCAACCCCTGCCATGGCTGCCCCGGCTGCACCCAGTCCAGTCCCAACCCCGgcagctccacctccacccccagGAAGCAGACCCAACATACCTCCTCAATCTGTTCCAGGGAAACCAGGAGCACCG GGCACTTTCACAGAGATCCCAGCCTCTAATATTCGTCGGGTGATTGCTCAAAGACTGACGCAGTCGAAGACCACCATCCCCCATGCGTATGCCTCAGTTGACTGTGACATGGCTGCCGTCATGCTCCTCCGCAAAGACTTGGCCAAAG aACAGATCAAAGTGTCAGTTAATGATTTCATTATCAAAGCAGCTGCTGTTACACTAAAA GAGATGCCAGAAGTGAACGTGACCTGGTCAGGCGATGAACCCCGTGCACTCGACTCAGTCCACATTTCAATCGCAGTTGCGACTGACAAAGGTCTCATTACCCCCATCATCAAGGATGCTGCTGACAAAGGAGTCCAGGAGATCTCAGCTAATGTTAAG GCACTTGCCCAGAAGGCTCGAGATGGGAAACTTCTACCAGAGGAGTACCAGGGAGGCTCATTCAG TATATCTAACCTGGGGATGTTCGGTATCAGTGGCTTCAGCGCCGTGATTAACCCTCCTCAGGCTTGTATCCTGGCCATCGGAACCTCCAGATCCGAGCTGCGACTGTGCGAGGATAACCAGACCCTGCGCACACAGCAGCTGATGACCGTTACACTGTCCAGTGACGGACGACTAGTGGATGACGAATTAGCCTCACGGTTTCTAGATAAATTCCGCGGCAACCTAGAAAAACCGCAACGCATGGCCCTTGcctaa